Below is a genomic region from Coriobacteriia bacterium.
TCACCGTCATGTTCTTGCCTATCTCGTCCAGCCCGCCGAGCGGGATGACGCGAAGGCACCTTCCGTTCTCGGTCATACGTCCCTTGTCCCGATTCCAGCGGGACCGTGGTCCCGCACATGTTCGTCCTGCGCCGAGGTCCCCTCGGCCTAAGCCGGCAGCAGCCCGACGTGCTCCATGACTCGCCGGAGCTCGGAGGTCTGCTCCTCCGTCGCCTCCACGAGCGGCAGCCGGACCCCGCCCACCGGGAAGCCCGCGAGCTCCAGAGCCTTCTTCACCATGATCGGGTTCGCCGTGATGAACAGCGCCTTCATCATGGGCAGCAGCTCGAGGTGGATGCGCAGCGCCCTGGTGTGGTCTCCCGAGGCCTGCGCGTCGATCATCTCCTTGAACCGCCCGCTCGCCACGTTGCCGATCGTGGAGATGACGCCCGTGCCGCCCAGTCCCATGAGCGGCAGAGTGATCTCGTCGTCGCCGGCCAGCACGTCGAAGCCCTCGGGGGCCCCCTCGATGATCTGCGCGACCTGCGTGAGGTTCCCGCTCGCTTCCTTCACCGCGACTATGTTCTGCACGTCCCGCGCCAACCTGAGCGTGGTCTCGGCTTCCATGTTGACCACGCACCGCCCGGGGATGTTGTACATCACGACCGGGATGCCCACCGACTCCGCGATCGCGCGGAAGTGCAGGTACATGCCCTCTTGCGGC
It encodes:
- the dapA gene encoding 4-hydroxy-tetrahydrodipicolinate synthase; this translates as MSAPRFGRLITAMVTPFTPDGDLDLPRAQELALRLLEQGSDGLVVCGTTGESPTVFYDQKMDLFRAVIEAVGDRAPVIANAGDNCTADSCAFAADVEKLGVDGIMAVVPYYNKPPQEGMYLHFRAIAESVGIPVVMYNIPGRCVVNMEAETTLRLARDVQNIVAVKEASGNLTQVAQIIEGAPEGFDVLAGDDEITLPLMGLGGTGVISTIGNVASGRFKEMIDAQASGDHTRALRIHLELLPMMKALFITANPIMVKKALELAGFPVGGVRLPLVEATEEQTSELRRVMEHVGLLPA